One segment of Chryseobacterium viscerum DNA contains the following:
- a CDS encoding endonuclease → MKQILSFLLLSMAFIGGFAQAPAGYYTPAAGLTGAALKTALKNIISNGHIDHGYGGLWTGYATTDRDYFYENDGTILDIYSENPNGPDQYNFILGTNQCGSNGYSNEGDCYNREHVIPQSLFNSASPMVADIHFIRATDGKVNGMRSNYPFGVVGATSFISKNGSKLGTSVSAGYSGTVFEPIDAFKGDIARMFFYFVTRYEGQLSNFSSGDMLGNTAFPGLQPWALNQYLAWNAMDPVSAEEIARNNASYTYQGNRNPFIDHPEYVTQIWGSPVIDNQAPTAATNIVANNPTSNSIAVSWTAATDNVGVTSYQVYANGALKANVSGTTTSTIVSGLAPLTQYTFYVIAKDAFGNSSPQSTTATETTLDVPAGGGSCGTEDFEMITGAANTYLTATWTNNGISWTATDARVDQTINNKAITIRNGSLTSSTLSSGIQNLTLTTQLKFSGSAGYFNVLVNDVNVGTIPYSTVATTTTINNINVSGNVVIKLTNSSTTNRVALDDLSWACFGTLGTAETKKGKSEFTIYPNPVKNNELFIKGENLSKISKADIYDLSGKLIETIVNPFKHSNKINLKGVVKGTYILKADNFSTKFIVD, encoded by the coding sequence ATGAAACAAATTTTATCTTTTTTGCTGTTAAGTATGGCATTTATCGGCGGTTTTGCACAGGCTCCCGCAGGTTATTATACTCCGGCAGCAGGGCTTACAGGTGCAGCTCTTAAAACAGCTCTTAAGAACATTATCAGCAATGGACATATAGATCATGGCTATGGTGGTTTATGGACAGGTTATGCTACTACTGACCGTGATTATTTTTATGAAAATGACGGAACTATTCTGGATATTTATTCTGAAAATCCAAATGGACCGGATCAGTATAATTTCATCCTGGGAACCAATCAATGTGGATCTAACGGCTATTCTAATGAAGGTGACTGCTACAACAGAGAGCACGTGATTCCTCAGAGTTTATTCAACAGTGCTTCTCCTATGGTAGCTGATATTCACTTTATTCGTGCTACCGATGGAAAAGTAAACGGAATGAGATCCAACTATCCTTTCGGAGTTGTGGGTGCTACTTCTTTCATCTCTAAAAACGGATCAAAATTAGGTACGTCCGTATCAGCAGGATATTCAGGTACTGTATTTGAGCCCATTGATGCTTTTAAAGGTGATATTGCCAGAATGTTCTTTTATTTTGTAACAAGATATGAAGGCCAGCTTTCTAATTTCTCTTCCGGTGATATGCTTGGAAACACAGCTTTCCCTGGACTACAGCCTTGGGCATTGAATCAATATTTAGCATGGAATGCAATGGACCCTGTATCTGCAGAAGAAATTGCAAGAAACAATGCTTCTTATACGTATCAGGGGAACAGAAACCCTTTCATTGACCACCCTGAATATGTTACTCAAATCTGGGGATCTCCGGTAATTGACAACCAGGCACCTACAGCAGCAACCAACATTGTTGCCAACAACCCAACTTCAAATTCTATTGCTGTAAGCTGGACTGCTGCTACAGATAACGTAGGAGTAACTTCTTACCAGGTTTATGCTAACGGAGCTTTAAAAGCTAATGTTTCCGGTACCACAACATCTACTATTGTATCCGGATTAGCTCCACTTACTCAATACACATTCTATGTAATTGCTAAAGATGCGTTCGGAAACTCTTCTCCACAAAGCACAACGGCTACAGAAACTACTCTTGACGTACCTGCCGGAGGTGGAAGCTGTGGAACAGAAGATTTTGAAATGATCACCGGTGCAGCAAATACTTATCTGACAGCAACCTGGACGAACAACGGAATTTCATGGACTGCTACAGACGCAAGAGTTGATCAGACCATCAACAATAAAGCCATTACCATCAGAAATGGTTCTTTAACAAGTTCAACACTATCAAGCGGAATCCAGAATTTAACGTTAACAACACAGCTAAAATTCTCTGGAAGCGCAGGATACTTCAATGTTCTTGTAAATGATGTGAATGTAGGAACTATTCCTTACAGTACTGTTGCTACTACAACTACCATTAATAATATCAATGTAAGTGGAAATGTTGTTATTAAACTGACAAACTCTTCTACTACCAACAGAGTTGCTCTGGATGACCTTAGCTGGGCATGTTTCGGCACATTAGGAACTGCAGAAACCAAAAAAGGTAAATCAGAATTCACTATCTACCCTAACCCGGTAAAAAACAATGAATTATTTATAAAAGGAGAAAATCTGAGCAAAATTTCAAAAGCTGACATCTATGATCTTTCCGGAAAATTGATCGAGACTATTGTTAATCCTTTCAAACATTCAAACAAGATCAACCTTAAAGGTGTGGTAAAGGGGACTTACATCCTGAAAGCAGATAATTTCTCTACTAAATTTATTGTAGATTAA